Proteins from a single region of Psilocybe cubensis strain MGC-MH-2018 chromosome 3, whole genome shotgun sequence:
- a CDS encoding UDP-galactose transporter, with protein MSNPHLPQLSISLKAKDNDDRDSDIELAMTNNPPPTQSLPSLWGIPLKYLSLVTLAVQNSALTIIMHYSRVSTPPSRTYSAATAVLMNEILKGTISLLIAFARIESPSAYEVGQVSHISQRSLVNRLSVRLRKLSKEIFSQDCWKLSIPAILYVIQNNLQYVAASNLEAATFQVTYQMKILTTAAFSVLLLRKKLSTAQWISLLFLAIGVGIVQIQSGVDKSASVAPSTNVVAHSMNPMKGFLAVFAACFTSGLAGVYFEMVLKNSQADLWVRNVQLSLFSLLPALAPIIFDQQSNGAQIGKSLTSSLFENFGAWAWATVWVQVLGGLVTAMVIKYSDNILKGFATSLSIVISFLASVALFNFQMTITFVLGSVIVLIATWLYNQHPARINLAINKDSWMWLKNEKKDEHPLTSTQPHYVNLSAISSTTSLSSMSSSLVATPNPPESETRSFIIR; from the exons ATGTCCAACCCACACCTGCCTCAGCTCAGTATAAGTCTGAAGGCAAAGGACAATGACGATCGCGACTCGGACATCGAGCTCGCCATGACGAATAATCCTCCTCCAACCCAATCCCTCCCGTCGCTATGGGGCATACCCCTCAAGTACCTCTC ATTGGTAACTCTGGCGGTTCAAAATTCAGCACTCACTATCATCATGCACTATTCTCGCGTCTCTACTCCACCTTCACGTACCTATTCCGCAGCAACGGCTGTTTTAATGAACGAAATTTTGAAAGGGACAATCTCCCTTCTTATTGCATTTGCTCGTATCGAATCCCCTTCTGCGTATGAAGTGGGGCAAGTCTCTCACATATCTCAGCGGTCGCTCGTCAATCGCCTATCTGTCCGCCTCCGGAAGTTGTCGAAGGAAATATTCAGTCAAGATTGCTGGAAGCTGTCAATTCCCGCTATTCTCTACG TCATCCAAAATAATCTGCAATACGTGGCTGCATCCAATCTAGAGGCTGCCACATTTCAAGTGACCTATCAAATGAAGATATTAACGACAGCAGCATTTTCCGTCTTGCTTTTACGCAAGAAACTATCGACAGCCCAATGGATATCATTGTTGTTCCTTGCTATCGGTGTTGGAATCGTTCAAATCCAATCCGGCGTGGATAAATCGGCTTCGGTGGCTCCATCAACAAACGTTGTTGCGCACTCAATGAATCCTATGAAGGGCTTCTTAGCCGTCTTTGCTGCCTGCTTTACGTCTGGCCTTGCTGGCGTATACTTTGAGATGGTTCTTAAGAACTCTCAGGCCGATCTCTGGGTTCGCAATGTGCAACTTTCCCTATTTTCACTTCTGCCCGCACTCGCACCTATTATTTTCGACCAACAAAGCAATGGTGCCCAAATCGGAAAAAGCCTTACTTCTTCATTATTTGAGAATTTCGgagcatgggcatgggcaacCGTCTGGGTTCAAGTTTTGGGTGGGCTGGTAACAGCCATGGTCATCAAATACTCCGACAACATTCTCAAAGGCTTTGCCACCAGTCTCAGCATTGTCATCTCTTTCCTGGCTTCAGTGGCTCTGTTCAATTTCCAAATGACCATCACCTTCGTGCTTGGATCTGTTATCGTCCTCATTGCCACATGGCTTTACAACCAACATCCAGCTCGTATTAATCTCGCCATCAATAAGGATTCGTGGATGTGGCTcaaaaacgaaaagaaagacgAACACCCTCTCACGTCCACGCAACCACACTATGTCAACCTTTCTGCCAtctcttcaacaacatcctTGTCCTCCATGTCTTCATCATTAGTTGCAACGCCAAACCCACCAGAGTCTGAAACAAGATCGTTTATTATTCGATAA